The following proteins are co-located in the Mesorhizobium sp. M1E.F.Ca.ET.045.02.1.1 genome:
- the leuA gene encoding 2-isopropylmalate synthase: protein MNRREAIPVGGAETDSSVAGHMPDAHRKYQPYPTVDLADRTWPSKVIEKAPIWCSVDLRDGNQALIDPMGHERKARMFALLIDMGFKEIEIGFPSASQTDFDFARWCIEEGGVPNDVSLQVLVQCRPELITRTFDALKDAHRPIVHFYNSTSELQRRVVFEKDVAGIKRIATDAAKMITDMAAKAGGGYRFEYSPESFTGTELEVALEICNAVTEIVKPTADNKLIINLPSTVEMSTPNVYADRIEWMCRNLDNRDNLIISLHPHNDRGTGIATTELGLMAGADRVEGTLFGNGERTGNVDIVTLALNMYTQGVDPELDCSDINRMKDVYEYSNQLKIPERHPYVGELVYTAFSGSHQDAINKGIKALRKANTPLWEVPYLPIDPADVGRTYEAIIRINSQSGKGGIAYVLQADYGLNLPRNLQIEFSQDIQAITDAEGKEVPVKRIHDRFIETYVEQPGARLKFLDHRTYPDTGVKGRRMVEAEILDNGKEVTITGTGTGPIDGFVDALSRHVGVEMSVLDYSEHSLQRGSNASAISYVEMEYPGGKLFGAGINTNIVAASLEAVVSAANRILGRKAG, encoded by the coding sequence ATGAACAGAAGAGAAGCAATCCCAGTCGGCGGGGCCGAAACGGACAGTTCCGTGGCCGGCCATATGCCGGATGCCCACCGCAAATATCAACCCTACCCGACGGTCGACCTCGCCGATCGCACCTGGCCGTCCAAGGTCATCGAGAAGGCGCCGATCTGGTGCTCGGTCGACCTGCGCGACGGCAACCAGGCGCTGATCGACCCGATGGGCCATGAGCGCAAGGCGCGCATGTTCGCGCTGCTCATCGACATGGGATTCAAGGAGATCGAGATCGGCTTTCCGTCGGCCTCGCAGACCGACTTCGATTTCGCCCGCTGGTGCATCGAGGAAGGCGGCGTGCCGAACGACGTGTCGCTGCAGGTGCTGGTGCAGTGCCGGCCCGAGCTGATCACGCGGACCTTCGATGCGCTCAAGGACGCGCATCGCCCGATCGTGCATTTCTACAACTCGACCAGCGAGCTGCAGCGCCGTGTCGTCTTCGAGAAAGACGTCGCCGGCATCAAGCGGATCGCCACCGACGCCGCCAAGATGATCACCGACATGGCGGCCAAGGCCGGCGGCGGCTACCGTTTCGAATATTCGCCGGAGAGTTTTACCGGCACCGAGCTCGAGGTCGCGCTGGAGATCTGCAACGCCGTCACCGAGATCGTGAAGCCCACTGCCGACAACAAGCTGATCATCAATCTGCCCTCGACGGTCGAGATGTCGACGCCCAACGTCTATGCCGACCGCATCGAATGGATGTGCCGCAATCTCGACAATCGCGACAATCTGATCATCTCGTTGCATCCGCACAATGATCGCGGCACCGGCATCGCCACCACAGAGCTCGGCCTGATGGCTGGGGCCGATCGCGTCGAAGGCACGCTGTTCGGCAATGGCGAGCGCACCGGCAATGTCGACATCGTGACGCTGGCGCTCAACATGTATACGCAAGGGGTCGATCCCGAGCTGGACTGCTCCGACATAAACCGGATGAAGGACGTCTACGAATATTCGAACCAGCTGAAGATCCCGGAGCGCCACCCCTATGTCGGCGAACTCGTCTACACCGCGTTCTCAGGCTCGCACCAGGACGCCATCAACAAGGGCATCAAGGCGCTGCGCAAGGCCAACACGCCGCTCTGGGAAGTGCCCTATCTGCCGATCGACCCGGCCGATGTCGGACGCACCTATGAGGCGATCATCCGCATCAACTCGCAGTCCGGCAAGGGCGGCATCGCTTATGTGCTGCAGGCCGATTACGGCCTCAACCTGCCGCGCAATTTGCAGATCGAGTTCAGCCAGGACATCCAGGCGATCACCGACGCCGAAGGCAAGGAAGTGCCTGTCAAGCGCATCCACGATCGCTTCATTGAGACCTATGTCGAGCAGCCCGGCGCGCGGCTGAAGTTCCTCGACCATCGCACCTATCCCGACACCGGGGTCAAGGGCAGGCGCATGGTGGAGGCTGAAATCCTCGACAATGGCAAGGAAGTGACCATCACCGGCACCGGCACCGGCCCGATCGACGGTTTCGTCGATGCGCTTTCGCGCCATGTCGGCGTGGAAATGTCGGTGCTCGACTATTCCGAACACTCCTTGCAGCGCGGCTCGAATGCTTCGGCCATCTCCTATGTCGAGATGGAGTATCCGGGCGGCAAGCTGTTCGGCGCCGGCATAAACACCAACATCGTCGCCGCTTCGCTGGAAGCCGTGGTTTCCGCCGCCAACCGCATCCTCGGCCGCAAGGCCGGCTGA
- a CDS encoding ATP-grasp domain-containing protein: MNFVFFSPHFPVNGADFCDRLKKAGATVLGIGDAPYETLSGKLKAALSEYYRVADMENYDAVFRAMGHFIHKWGRIDRFESLNEHWLELEANIRTDFNIFGTKLDFVKNLKRKSRMRAFFRKSGVETIPQRKCSDRTGAMTFIRRVGYPVVVKPDSGSGASNTFKISNARELDQFFRDKPEGVTFVMEQFIEGLVVTFDGLVNRDGEVVLAASHRYDQSIMDAVNRDRHMSYTCFPEISPEVEEAGRKILKAFDVRERFFHIELFETRDNRVIALEVNMRPPGAWMTDAINYTFDIDVYAAWADMVVKDAAGGPYKGKYFTAYASRKRHIDYLHSHEDVLAAHGDKIVHHQAIEEVFSRAMGNYAYQMRSKDQKALRQAVDYIHAEKA, encoded by the coding sequence ATGAATTTCGTGTTCTTCTCGCCGCATTTTCCGGTCAACGGCGCCGATTTCTGCGACCGGTTGAAGAAAGCCGGCGCCACCGTGCTCGGGATAGGCGACGCGCCCTATGAGACGCTGAGCGGCAAGTTGAAAGCGGCGCTTTCGGAATATTACCGCGTCGCCGACATGGAGAATTACGATGCCGTGTTCCGGGCGATGGGGCATTTCATCCACAAATGGGGCCGTATCGACCGCTTCGAGTCGCTCAACGAGCACTGGCTGGAGCTCGAAGCCAACATTCGCACCGACTTCAACATCTTCGGCACCAAGCTCGATTTCGTGAAGAATTTGAAGCGCAAGAGCCGCATGCGCGCCTTTTTCCGCAAAAGCGGCGTCGAAACCATTCCGCAACGCAAATGCTCGGATCGAACTGGGGCCATGACCTTCATCCGCCGGGTCGGCTATCCGGTGGTGGTCAAGCCGGATTCAGGCTCCGGCGCCTCGAACACGTTCAAGATCTCCAATGCCAGGGAGCTCGACCAGTTCTTCAGGGACAAGCCGGAGGGTGTGACCTTCGTCATGGAGCAGTTCATCGAGGGGCTGGTGGTGACCTTCGACGGCCTGGTCAACCGCGACGGCGAGGTCGTGCTGGCGGCCAGCCACCGTTACGACCAGAGCATCATGGACGCGGTCAACCGCGACCGCCACATGAGCTATACCTGCTTTCCCGAGATCAGCCCGGAGGTCGAGGAGGCGGGCCGCAAGATCCTGAAAGCGTTCGACGTGCGCGAGCGCTTCTTCCACATCGAGCTGTTCGAAACCAGGGACAATCGCGTCATCGCACTCGAGGTCAACATGCGCCCGCCGGGCGCCTGGATGACCGACGCTATCAACTACACCTTCGACATCGACGTCTATGCCGCATGGGCGGACATGGTGGTCAAGGATGCCGCTGGCGGCCCTTACAAGGGCAAGTATTTCACCGCTTATGCCAGCCGCAAGCGTCACATCGACTATTTGCACAGCCATGAGGACGTGCTAGCCGCCCATGGCGACAAGATCGTGCATCATCAGGCCATCGAAGAGGTTTTCAGCCGCGCCATGGGCAACTACGCCTACCAGATGCGTTCCAAGGACCAGAAGGCTTTGCGCCAGGCGGTCGACTATATCCACGCGGAAAAGGCGTGA
- a CDS encoding alpha/beta hydrolase-fold protein, which produces MDVSYHKAHARNLGRDMEYKRYGHAGRPVVVFPTSQGRFFQFEDSGGVGALAEFIDTGRIQLFTLDGIDSESFFDKHGDPASRIARHEAYFRYVREEALPELQAVAAKANGGRILKPLFCGCSMGGYHSSNFVFRFPELASGVISLSGVYSTRDFFGRALEGSIFYNSPLDYLPGIVDQRLLGRLRALRLIFCCGQGAWEERMLVETRELEQVLRDKSIPAWVDYWGGDVSHDWPWWHKQLVYFFGRWLDEDLMHRLD; this is translated from the coding sequence ATGGACGTTTCCTATCACAAGGCTCACGCCCGCAATCTCGGCCGCGACATGGAATACAAGCGCTACGGCCATGCCGGGCGGCCGGTGGTGGTGTTCCCGACCTCGCAGGGACGCTTCTTCCAGTTCGAGGATTCGGGCGGCGTCGGCGCGCTCGCCGAGTTCATCGACACCGGCCGCATCCAGCTGTTCACGCTCGACGGCATCGATTCGGAATCCTTCTTCGACAAGCATGGCGATCCCGCCAGCCGCATAGCCCGCCACGAGGCCTATTTCCGCTATGTGCGCGAGGAGGCGCTGCCGGAGCTGCAGGCGGTTGCCGCCAAGGCCAATGGCGGACGAATCCTGAAGCCGCTGTTCTGCGGCTGCTCGATGGGCGGCTATCACTCGTCGAATTTCGTCTTCCGCTTTCCGGAACTGGCCAGCGGCGTGATTTCGCTGTCGGGCGTCTATTCGACGCGCGACTTCTTCGGCCGGGCGCTGGAGGGCAGCATCTTCTACAACTCGCCGCTCGACTATCTGCCGGGCATCGTCGACCAGCGGCTGCTCGGGCGCCTGAGGGCGCTCAGGCTGATCTTCTGCTGCGGGCAGGGCGCCTGGGAAGAGCGCATGCTTGTCGAAACGCGCGAACTGGAGCAGGTGCTGCGCGACAAATCCATTCCGGCCTGGGTCGACTATTGGGGTGGCGACGTCAGCCACGACTGGCCGTGGTGGCACAAGCAGCTCGTCTATTTCTTCGGGCGCTGGCTGGACGAGGACCTGATGCATAGGCTCGATTGA
- a CDS encoding nuclear transport factor 2 family protein: MPLLTDWGRPFRSRGEIARWNQSDNIGVQSRLDIVRIAQSDGAYHVRIKVTGDGFNGEGDMTFTLDGDRIASLIIS; encoded by the coding sequence ATGCCCCTGCTCACCGACTGGGGCCGCCCCTTCCGCAGCCGTGGGGAAATCGCGCGCTGGAACCAGTCGGACAATATCGGCGTGCAATCCCGCCTCGATATCGTCCGCATCGCGCAATCGGACGGCGCCTACCATGTGCGCATCAAGGTGACCGGCGACGGCTTCAATGGTGAAGGCGACATGACCTTCACGCTGGACGGCGACCGGATCGCGAGCCTGATCATCAGCTAG
- a CDS encoding MFS transporter produces MTSMTITGPAGRWLVLLSVCLAAMTMPLSFTGPAVALSRIAADLGGSPIELNWVTNAFMLTFGASLMAAGALADNHGRRRIFLAGLATYVLAALGSTLAPDIVWFDIFRALQGIGGAAAFAGGASALAQEFDGQLRLRAFSFLGTSFGIGLAFGPVASGLLIDAFGWRAIFFLVAALAVAAATLGLRAVTESRDPDATGLDWAGAGTFTIALAALTYGVLQAPQNGWTDPLVIALLGMAAVCLVAFVIVERRVRRPMLDLTLFRFPRFVGVQFLAAAPAYAFVVLLVLLPIRFIGIEGMSEIKAGQLMICLSGPLLVLPLLAGQVARWIAPATICGVGLLVAAAGLVWLGRAPAADSALVAPLVLIGIGIALPWGLMDGLAVSVVPKERAGMAVGIFNTTRVACEGVALAIVMATLSGFTAAQLGTQGLASPAKAAAAGQLLATGNIGETARHLPMADAAVLIQAYETAFDRLLVVLATITVLTAIVIFLGLRRGSAPEQDVEPLSACQEG; encoded by the coding sequence ATGACTTCGATGACCATAACCGGCCCCGCCGGCAGATGGCTTGTGCTGCTGTCGGTCTGTCTTGCCGCCATGACGATGCCGTTGAGTTTCACCGGTCCGGCCGTGGCGCTCTCGCGCATTGCCGCCGATCTCGGCGGCAGTCCGATCGAGCTCAATTGGGTGACGAATGCCTTCATGCTGACCTTCGGCGCCAGCCTGATGGCGGCCGGAGCACTGGCCGACAACCATGGCCGCAGGCGGATCTTCCTCGCTGGCCTCGCCACCTATGTCCTTGCCGCACTGGGCTCCACGCTTGCGCCTGACATCGTCTGGTTCGACATTTTCAGGGCCTTGCAAGGCATAGGCGGTGCTGCCGCCTTCGCCGGTGGCGCTTCTGCGCTTGCCCAGGAATTCGACGGCCAATTGCGGCTGCGCGCCTTCAGCTTCCTCGGTACCAGCTTCGGCATCGGCCTCGCCTTCGGCCCTGTTGCCTCAGGCTTGCTCATCGACGCGTTCGGCTGGCGCGCGATCTTTTTTCTGGTGGCAGCGCTTGCGGTTGCCGCCGCGACCCTCGGCCTGCGCGCCGTCACCGAATCGCGCGACCCGGATGCAACCGGGCTAGACTGGGCGGGAGCCGGCACCTTCACCATCGCGCTTGCCGCGCTGACCTATGGCGTGCTGCAGGCGCCGCAGAACGGCTGGACCGATCCCCTCGTCATTGCGCTGCTTGGTATGGCCGCCGTCTGCCTTGTCGCTTTCGTCATTGTCGAGCGGCGCGTGCGCCGGCCGATGCTGGACCTGACGCTGTTTCGCTTCCCGCGTTTCGTCGGCGTCCAGTTCCTGGCAGCCGCACCTGCCTATGCCTTTGTCGTTCTGCTCGTGCTCTTGCCGATCCGCTTCATCGGCATCGAGGGGATGAGCGAGATCAAGGCGGGGCAGTTGATGATCTGCCTCTCTGGGCCGCTGCTGGTATTGCCGTTGCTTGCCGGCCAGGTGGCACGCTGGATCGCTCCAGCCACGATCTGCGGTGTTGGCCTGCTTGTAGCGGCAGCCGGCCTTGTCTGGCTCGGGCGTGCTCCTGCGGCGGACAGCGCGCTGGTCGCCCCGTTGGTCCTGATCGGCATCGGCATTGCCTTGCCTTGGGGGCTGATGGACGGGCTTGCCGTCAGCGTCGTGCCGAAGGAGCGTGCCGGCATGGCGGTCGGCATCTTCAACACCACCCGCGTCGCTTGCGAGGGCGTGGCGCTGGCGATCGTCATGGCGACGCTGTCGGGCTTCACCGCCGCGCAGCTCGGCACTCAAGGGTTGGCGTCACCCGCAAAAGCGGCCGCGGCAGGGCAGCTTCTGGCAACGGGCAATATCGGTGAAACGGCACGACATCTGCCTATGGCCGATGCCGCTGTCCTCATCCAGGCCTACGAGACGGCCTTCGACCGGCTGCTGGTCGTGCTGGCGACAATCACCGTCCTGACCGCCATCGTCATCTTCCTCGGCCTGCGTCGCGGATCGGCGCCGGAACAAGACGTCGAGCCCCTCTCGGCCTGCCAGGAAGGCTAG
- a CDS encoding LysR family transcriptional regulator has translation MDRLNGLLAFARTAEHGSFVAAGRALGISASAVGKSVARLEQELGVRLLQRSTRRIGLTEEGKLFNERVRRILDDIDDAEAMLSRTRETPHGRLRVSTPIVTYHLLLPVLSEFTARYPEIELDIDFNDRIVDVIEEGIDVAIRSGELPDSRLVSRPVAPFRMILCAAASYLDRHGTPGTPADLAQHFGIHFRFLNSGRLLNWPFITGSAAPQIRSMLTCNNMEALKGATIAGLGIACMPDFLVREALHDGKLRTVLDDHVDGRGQFRMLWPSNRHLSPKVRVFVDFLPERLAAGR, from the coding sequence ATGGATCGTCTCAACGGCCTTCTCGCTTTCGCCCGCACCGCCGAGCACGGCAGTTTTGTCGCCGCCGGGCGGGCGCTGGGAATCTCGGCATCCGCTGTCGGCAAGAGCGTCGCCCGACTCGAGCAGGAGCTCGGGGTGCGTCTGCTGCAACGCAGCACACGGCGCATAGGTCTGACCGAGGAGGGCAAGCTGTTCAACGAACGTGTGCGCCGCATCCTCGACGATATCGACGATGCCGAGGCGATGCTGTCGCGGACGCGCGAAACGCCACATGGGCGGCTACGCGTTTCGACCCCGATCGTCACCTATCATCTGCTTTTGCCGGTGCTTTCGGAATTCACGGCACGATACCCTGAGATCGAGCTCGATATCGATTTCAACGATCGCATCGTCGACGTCATCGAAGAGGGTATCGATGTCGCGATCCGAAGCGGCGAGCTGCCCGATTCACGATTGGTGTCGAGGCCGGTTGCGCCCTTTCGCATGATCTTATGCGCGGCCGCTTCCTACCTTGACCGCCATGGCACGCCCGGCACGCCAGCGGATCTCGCGCAGCATTTCGGCATACACTTCCGCTTTCTCAACAGCGGCAGGTTGCTCAACTGGCCGTTCATTACCGGAAGCGCGGCACCGCAGATTCGCTCGATGCTGACCTGCAACAACATGGAAGCATTGAAGGGCGCAACGATTGCCGGCTTGGGCATCGCCTGCATGCCCGATTTCCTGGTGCGGGAGGCGCTGCATGACGGAAAGCTGCGCACCGTGCTTGACGACCATGTCGACGGCCGCGGCCAGTTCCGCATGCTATGGCCGTCCAATCGCCACCTCTCGCCGAAGGTTCGCGTCTTCGTCGATTTCCTCCCCGAGCGGCTTGCAGCCGGACGATAA
- a CDS encoding SDR family NAD(P)-dependent oxidoreductase — protein MNAVDLSGRVAVVTGGAQGIGLAVARRLLSSGASVAIWDIDQAAMTSALAELEPLGRVEAFTCDQSQIEAVDRAAIETERALGPVDLLVNNAGIAGPAATVVDYDPAAWRQIVDIDLNGVFYCCRRLVPGMIARNYGRIVNIASVAGKEGNPNAAAYSAAKAGVLALTKSLGKELASHDIAVNALTPSPARTRILDQLTEAQVTYMLSKVPRGRFVEVEEAAAMVAFMLSDENSFTTGATFDLSGGRATY, from the coding sequence TTGAATGCCGTCGACCTCTCTGGCCGCGTCGCCGTCGTGACGGGCGGCGCGCAAGGCATCGGCCTTGCCGTGGCCCGCCGCCTGCTGTCGTCGGGCGCAAGCGTCGCCATCTGGGACATCGACCAGGCCGCGATGACGAGCGCCTTGGCCGAGCTTGAGCCGCTTGGCCGCGTCGAAGCCTTCACTTGCGACCAGTCGCAAATCGAGGCCGTCGATCGTGCCGCCATCGAAACCGAGCGGGCGCTCGGTCCTGTCGATCTTCTCGTCAACAATGCCGGCATCGCCGGGCCGGCCGCGACCGTGGTGGACTATGATCCCGCCGCATGGCGCCAGATCGTCGACATCGACCTCAACGGCGTCTTCTACTGCTGCCGGCGCCTGGTGCCCGGCATGATCGCGCGCAATTACGGCCGCATCGTCAACATCGCTTCCGTCGCCGGCAAGGAAGGCAATCCCAACGCCGCCGCCTATTCGGCCGCCAAGGCCGGCGTGCTGGCGCTGACCAAGTCGCTCGGCAAGGAGCTCGCCAGCCATGACATCGCCGTCAACGCGCTGACCCCCTCGCCCGCCCGCACCCGTATTCTTGATCAGCTCACCGAAGCCCAGGTGACCTACATGCTCAGCAAGGTGCCGCGCGGCCGTTTCGTCGAAGTGGAGGAGGCGGCGGCCATGGTCGCCTTCATGCTCTCGGACGAGAATTCCTTCACCACCGGTGCCACTTTCGATCTTTCCGGCGGGCGCGCGACCTACTGA
- a CDS encoding AbrB family transcriptional regulator has product MDSSPEQSPPDQPSVERMARLRWPQQWLALVVFSLLFAGALELAALPAALLIGPMLAAILAGTNGATVRVPRVLFGSAQAVVGCLVANSISADIFPVFYAEWALFFGTVVATLTASSLLGWLISRWRILPGTTAVWGSSPGAATAMVLMAGAFGADQRLVAFMQYLRVIFVSMTAALVAKMWVDTSGVEVPPIVWFPPINPMAFAATIGIAIVGGLLGRLLRLPSPFFLGTFIFGAVVHLGFGVPMQLPPWLLALSYAMVSWSIGLNFTRPILRHAARALPQIIASIVALIAFCGGLAFVISRLLGIDPLTAYLATSPGGMDSVAIIAAAAQNVDISFVMALQSARFLVVLLIGPSVAKLVARNVRD; this is encoded by the coding sequence ATGGACTCCTCGCCGGAACAATCGCCCCCGGATCAACCGTCCGTTGAACGCATGGCCCGATTGCGCTGGCCGCAGCAATGGCTGGCGCTGGTGGTATTCTCGCTGCTGTTTGCCGGTGCGCTGGAACTCGCGGCCCTGCCGGCGGCGCTGCTGATCGGCCCGATGCTTGCCGCGATCCTGGCCGGCACCAACGGCGCCACCGTACGCGTGCCCCGCGTGCTGTTCGGCTCCGCCCAGGCCGTGGTTGGCTGCCTGGTGGCGAATTCGATCTCCGCCGACATCTTTCCGGTCTTCTACGCTGAATGGGCGCTCTTCTTCGGGACAGTGGTGGCGACGCTCACTGCCTCCAGCCTGCTCGGCTGGCTGATCAGCCGCTGGCGCATCCTGCCCGGCACCACGGCCGTCTGGGGCTCCTCGCCAGGGGCCGCCACCGCCATGGTTCTGATGGCCGGCGCCTTCGGCGCCGATCAGCGCCTCGTCGCCTTCATGCAATATCTGCGCGTCATCTTTGTCTCGATGACGGCGGCGCTGGTTGCCAAGATGTGGGTCGACACCTCAGGCGTCGAAGTGCCGCCCATCGTGTGGTTTCCGCCGATCAACCCGATGGCCTTCGCCGCCACCATCGGCATCGCGATCGTCGGCGGCCTGCTGGGAAGGCTGCTGCGGTTGCCCTCGCCCTTCTTTCTCGGCACCTTCATCTTCGGCGCCGTGGTTCATCTCGGCTTCGGCGTGCCGATGCAATTGCCGCCCTGGCTGCTGGCGCTCAGCTACGCAATGGTCAGCTGGTCGATCGGTTTGAACTTCACCCGACCGATCCTGCGCCACGCCGCACGCGCCCTGCCGCAGATCATCGCCTCGATCGTGGCGCTGATCGCATTCTGTGGCGGGCTGGCCTTCGTCATCAGCCGCCTGCTCGGTATCGACCCGCTGACCGCTTATCTGGCGACCAGCCCCGGCGGCATGGACAGTGTGGCCATTATCGCCGCCGCCGCGCAGAACGTCGATATCTCCTTCGTCATGGCGCTGCAGTCGGCCCGCTTCCTGGTCGTTCTGCTCATTGGGCCAAGCGTCGCCAAGCTTGTGGCGCGAAACGTCAGGGACTGA
- a CDS encoding putative quinol monooxygenase encodes MFGLIGKMRAARGQRDAVMDVLRESTAALPGCLSYIIATDPVDADAIWVTEVWTDQASHKASLQLPEVQAAIAKARPFIAGFEFQVETHPVGGFGLPASEKNG; translated from the coding sequence ATGTTCGGACTGATCGGCAAGATGCGGGCGGCACGCGGCCAGCGCGACGCGGTCATGGACGTGCTGCGTGAAAGCACCGCCGCGCTGCCCGGTTGCCTGAGCTACATCATCGCCACCGATCCGGTAGATGCCGACGCGATCTGGGTCACCGAAGTGTGGACGGACCAGGCAAGCCACAAGGCTTCCCTGCAACTGCCGGAAGTCCAGGCGGCGATCGCCAAGGCGCGCCCTTTCATCGCCGGTTTCGAATTCCAGGTCGAGACCCATCCGGTCGGCGGCTTCGGCCTTCCAGCCTCCGAGAAGAACGGTTGA
- a CDS encoding SDR family oxidoreductase, translating into MTMPLVIPDLAGKVVLVTGASTGIGGALAHAYARQKCRVALHYNSSREAAERLAGSIRDDGGDVLLTQGDFSIPADVERVVEESAKHFGRLDGLVNNAGGMLGRVAYADQTEAHYDAVMNLNARSVLTASRKAIPWLKRQGGFIINTTSIAARNGAGGGAGLYGSSKAFVSNVTRGMAKELIGFGIRVNAVAPGTILTPFHERYSSAEQMKAMVATIPQGRAGTANDCVGAYLFLSSDLLSGYIIGQVIEVNGGQLMP; encoded by the coding sequence ATGACGATGCCACTTGTCATTCCCGACCTTGCCGGCAAAGTGGTGCTGGTCACCGGCGCGTCGACCGGGATCGGCGGAGCGCTTGCCCACGCCTATGCCCGGCAGAAATGCCGCGTCGCCCTGCATTACAATTCAAGCCGGGAAGCCGCCGAAAGGCTCGCCGGGTCCATCCGCGACGACGGCGGCGACGTTCTTTTGACCCAGGGCGACTTTTCGATCCCCGCCGACGTCGAGCGCGTCGTTGAGGAAAGCGCAAAACATTTCGGCCGACTCGACGGTCTGGTCAACAACGCCGGCGGCATGCTCGGCCGCGTCGCCTATGCCGACCAGACCGAAGCGCACTACGACGCGGTGATGAACCTCAATGCGCGATCGGTGCTGACCGCCTCGCGCAAGGCGATCCCGTGGCTGAAGCGCCAGGGCGGCTTCATCATCAACACCACCTCGATCGCCGCCCGCAACGGCGCCGGCGGCGGCGCCGGCCTCTACGGCTCGTCCAAGGCCTTCGTCTCCAACGTGACGCGTGGCATGGCCAAGGAGTTGATCGGTTTCGGCATCCGCGTCAACGCCGTGGCGCCCGGCACCATCCTGACGCCGTTTCACGAGCGCTATTCGAGCGCCGAGCAGATGAAGGCCATGGTTGCGACCATCCCGCAGGGCCGCGCCGGAACGGCCAATGATTGCGTCGGCGCCTATCTGTTCCTGTCTTCCGATCTCTTGAGCGGCTACATCATCGGCCAGGTGATCGAGGTCAATGGTGGCCAGTTGATGCCGTGA
- a CDS encoding DsrE family protein, with the protein MLRRDIFRAGLAGAAGLFGLRQASAALNEERLKVAYHLSDADKVNFVLGNIKNHYEGTGGNVDIVLVVHGPALAAFKAKSASGATSSRFAGLVQQGLVPQACGNTLRGMDIAVTDLIDGFQVAEKGGVVNLAELQRQGYVYLRP; encoded by the coding sequence ATGCTGCGCCGTGACATTTTCCGCGCCGGCCTGGCCGGAGCGGCCGGCCTTTTCGGCCTGCGCCAGGCAAGTGCCGCCTTGAACGAGGAAAGGCTGAAGGTCGCCTATCATCTCAGCGATGCCGACAAGGTCAATTTCGTCCTCGGCAATATCAAGAACCACTATGAGGGCACCGGCGGCAACGTCGACATCGTCCTGGTCGTGCACGGCCCGGCGCTTGCCGCCTTCAAGGCGAAGAGTGCTTCCGGCGCGACATCCAGCCGGTTTGCCGGCCTCGTCCAGCAGGGGCTCGTTCCACAGGCCTGCGGCAACACATTGCGCGGCATGGACATTGCCGTCACCGATCTGATCGACGGCTTCCAGGTCGCCGAGAAGGGCGGGGTCGTCAACCTCGCGGAACTGCAGCGCCAGGGCTATGTCTATCTCCGGCCCTGA